In Amaranthus tricolor cultivar Red isolate AtriRed21 chromosome 5, ASM2621246v1, whole genome shotgun sequence, a genomic segment contains:
- the LOC130813479 gene encoding uncharacterized protein LOC130813479 yields MADSLVEQCSKLHIGNDEDDIIDLGDKLEVGQEDKLSLQLVGHLLTEKPLNFETLKHTMMHVWSVMEGVIVRALESNLFMFQFFHWKDKDKILSGRPWCFEQRLLILQEINKDIQPSHMTLIFSPFWIRLYNLPFGCRLDEKVKAVARGLGEVLEVEEDFLDLYPYRRVRVLLDCTKPLKRFQNNRVRGGVMVKISIKYERIPHFCFHCGHMSHLEKDCLIVNDEDEEYETG; encoded by the coding sequence ATGGCTGATTCGTTGGTTGAGCAATGCTCTAAGTTACATATTGGTAACGATGAGGATGATATCATTGATCTTGGTGATAAACTGGAGGTGGGTCAGGAGGATAAGTTGTCGTTGCAATTGGTTGGGCATCTATTAACAGAAAAACCACTGAATTTTGAGACACTAAAACATACAATGATGCATGTGTGGAGTGTGATGGAGGGGGTTATTGTTAGAGCCTTAGAATCAAATCTTTTTATGTTCCAATTCTTTCATTGGAAAGATAAGGATAAAATATTAAGTGGAAGACCGTGGTGCTTTGAACAACGATTACTTATCTTGcaagaaattaataaagataTACAACCGTctcatatgactttgattttttctcctttttggATACGGTTGTATAACTTACCTTTTGGTTGTCGGTTGGATGAGAAAGTAAAGGCTGTTGCGAGGGGTTTAGGTGAGGTTTTGGAGGTTGAGGAGGATTTTCTTGATTTATACCCGTATCGTAGAGTTAGGGTTTTGCTTGACTGTACTAAACCTCTGAAGCGTTTTCAGAATAATCGTGTTAGGGGGGGAGTCATGGTGAAGATATCTATCAAATATGAGAGAATTCctcatttttgttttcattgtgGCCATATGAGTCATTTAGAGAAAGATTGCTTAATTGttaatgatgaagatgaagaatatGAGACTGGTTGA
- the LOC130814074 gene encoding phosphoribosylamine--glycine ligase has protein sequence MASWAAASYVSNTCNGSSYSWKQVSGATIMFFSQKMMPNLFKASCRLVNSLNFSPGKQNNAKMNVVKIDNSRIGSFSSVNEKLFGFNVSGLKNAGGQHPCVVACIVNGDISPEKVNVLVIGGGGREHALCYALCKSPSCKTVFCAPGNVGISSSGDAICLPDIDSCDSSAVISFCQKESIGLVVVGPEAPLVAGLANDLMKAGIPAFGPSSEAAALEGSKDFMKSLCYKYGIPTAKYQTFTDPTAAKSYIKEQGAPIVIKADGLAAGKGVIVAMTLAEAYEAVDSMLVNAIFGSAGSRVIVEEFLEGEEASFFALVDGENAIPLESAQDHKRVGDNDTGPNTGGMGAYSPAPVLTDELQSLVMNSIILPTVKGMAAEGCKFVGVLYAGLMIEKKSGLPKLIEYNVRFGDPECQVLMMRLESDLAQLLLAACKGELTGVSLNWSPGSAMVVVMASKGYPGSYQKGTVICNVEAAEKAALGVKVFHAGTALDTEGNLVAVGGRVLGITAKGDNLLEARDRAYQAIKEINWPEGFYRQDIGWRALPQTQVSWRG, from the exons ATGGCCTCGTGGGCAGCTGCAAGTTACGTTTCTAACACCTGTAATGGTAGCTCTTATTCATGGAAGCAAGTTTCTGGAGCTACGATTATGTTTTTCAGTCAAAAAATGATGCCTAATTTATTTAAAGCATCCTGTAGATTAGTGAATTCATTAAATTTCTCACCAGGGAAgcaaaataatgcaaaaatgaaTGTTGTGAAAATTGATAATAGTAGAATTGGCTCCTTTAGTAGTGTAAATGAGAAGCTTTTTGGGTTTAATGTTTCGGGTTTGAAGAATGCAGGTGGGCAGCACCCATGTGTGGTTGCTTGCATTGTTAATGGAGATATTAGTCCAG AGAAGGTGAATGTGCTGGTGATTGGCGGGGGTGGAAGAGAACATGCACTTTGCTATGCTTTGTGCAAATCACCGTCCTGCAAGACAGTCTTTTGTGCACCTGGGAATGTTGGAATTTCAAGTTCAGGGGATGCTATATGCCTGCCTGATATTGACTCTTGTGACAGTTCAGCAGTCATCTCGTTTTGTCAAAAAGAGTCTATTGGATTAGTTGTGGTAGGACCAGAGGCGCCACTTGTTGCTGGTCTTGCAAATGACCTTATGAAAGCTGGTATTCCAGCTTTTGGTCCTTCATCTGAGGCTGCAGCTCTAGAAGGTTCCAAGGATTTCATGAAGAGTTTGTGTTACAAATACGGCATTCCTACTGCCAAG TATCAAACATTTACAGATCCAACTGCTGCCAAGAGTTATATCAAAGAGCAAGGAGCACCCATTGTCATCAAGGCTGATGGGTTAGCTGCGGGAAAAGGAGTTATTGTAGCCATGACACTGGCTGAAGCTTATGAAGCTGTAGATTCAATGCTGGTAAATGCCATTTTTGGTTCTGCTGGAAGTCGTGTTATTGTTGAGGAATTTTTGGAAGGAGAAGAAGCTTCCTTCTTTGCACTCGTAGATGGTGAGAATGCAATACCGCTAGAATCTGCGCAGGACCATAAACGTGTTGGGGATAATGATACAGGGCCCAACACTGGTGGAATGGGAGCATACTCACCTGCACCTGTGTTGACTGATGAACTTCAATCTTTGGTGATGAATTCTATAATTCTTCCCACTGTGAAAGGGATGGCGGCAGAAGGTTGCAAATTTGTGGGGGTCTTGTATGCTGGGCTTATGATTGAAAAGAAATCTGGACTTCCGAAACTCATTGAGTACAATGTCCGATTTGGAGACCCTGAGTGTCAG GTTTTGATGATGCGTTTGGAGTCGGATTTGGCACAACTTCTTCTGGCTGCTTGCAAAGGTGAGCTAACAGGAGTATCATTAAACTGGTCACCTGGCTCCGCAATGGTTGTAGTCATGGCTAGTAAGGGGTACCCTGGAAGCTATCAGAAGGGAACAGTCATATGCAATGTTGAAGCAGCAGAAAAAGCTGCACTGGGTGTCAAAGTTTTTCATGCAGGAACTGCTTTGGACACGGAAGGTAATCTAGTCGCTGTTGGGGGTAGAGTTCTTGGGATTACAGCCAAGGGGGATAATCTTCTAGAGGCGAGGGATAGAGCCTATCAAGCTATCAAGGAAATTAATTGGCCTGAAGGATTTTATCGACAAGATATTGGTTGGAGAGCTCTCCCCCAAACCCAAGTTTCATGGAGAGGTTAA